A stretch of the Rosa rugosa chromosome 5, drRosRugo1.1, whole genome shotgun sequence genome encodes the following:
- the LOC133711018 gene encoding probable polygalacturonase isoform X2 has protein sequence MKMLVVLLLLLSLGDAIGGEDEDRPCDSKLQLKPRPHSVSILEFGAVGDGKTLNTLAFQNAIFYLKSFADKGGAQLYVPPGRWLTGSFNLTSHLTLFLEKGAVILGSQDPSHWGILEPLPSYGRGIELPGGRYCSLINGYMLHDVVITGDNGTINGQGSVWWDWFNSHTLNHSRPHLVELVSSKDVVVSNLTFVNSPAYNIHPVYCSNVHIHNISVSAPPESPYTVGIVPDSSDNVCIQDCSIGMGYDAIVLKSGWDEYGIAYGRPTTNVHIRRVQLQSSSGSSLAFGSEMSGGISNVLVEQVHLYNSLSGIQFRTTKGRGGYIKDIVISDVKMENIDVAFGASGQFGSHADDNFDPNALPVLDHINLQDVIGTNITIAGKFSGIKESPFTSFCLSNISLSINSGSSTNSWVCSNVSGSSESVFPEPCSALKSSYSNSSSACFSIQTLNGIAVAL, from the exons ATGAAGATGCTA GTGGTATTGCTCTTGCTGCTGAGTTTGGGCGATGCTATTGGTGGAGAAGACGAGGATAGGCCTTGTGATTCTAAACTGCAATTAAAACCAAGGCCGCATAGTGTTTCCATTTTGGAGTTTGGTGCTGTTGGAGATGGCAAGACATTGAACACTCTTGCTTTCCAGAATGCCATTTTCTATCTCAAGTCTTTTGCTGACAAGGGCGGTGCACAGCTTTATGTGCCGCCCGGAAGATGGCTTACCGGAAGTTTCAACCTCACGAGCCATCTCACACTGTTTTTGGAAAAGGGTGCTGTCATTCTTGGATCTCAG GATCCATCTCATTGGGGTATTCTTGAACCCTTGCCCTCGTACGGTCGAGGGATTGAACTCCCAGGAGGGAGATATTGTAGCTTGATAAATGGATATATGTTACATGATGTGGTCATAACAG GTGATAATGGAACCATCAACGGTCAAGGATCAGTGTGGTGGGATTGGTTTAACTCTCATACTTTAAACCATAGCCGTCCTCATCTTGTAGAGTTAGTTTCGTCTAAAGATGTTGTTGTTTCAAACCTCACATTTGTGAATTCTCCTGCATACAACATTCATCCAGTCTATTGCAG TAATGTACATATTCACAACATCTCAGTCTCTGCTCCCCCGGAGTCCCCTTATACAGTCGGTATAGTCCCAG ATTCTTCTGACAATGTGTGCATACAAGATTGCAGCATTGGCATGGGTTATGATGCCATTGTCCTCAAGAGTGGTTGGGACGAGTATGGCATTGCCTATGGAAGACCAACCACAAATGTACACATCAGACGGGTCCAGCTACAATCGTCTTCTGGTTCTTCTCTTGCCTTTGGTAGTGAGATGTCCGGTGGCATTTCTAATGTGCTTGTGGAGCAGGTCCACCTATACAACTCACTTAGTGGCATTCAGTTTAGAACAACAAAGGGTAGAGGTGGTTATATCAAAGATATCGTAATTTCAGATGTCAAAATGGAAAACATCGACGTGGCATTTGGTGCGTCTGGTCAGTTTGGTTCCCATGCGGACGACAACTTCGATCCTAATGCCCTTCCAGTATTGGATCACATCAACTTACAGGATGTGATTGGTACCAACATTACTATTGCTGGAAAATTCTCTGGGATCAAGGAATCCCCCTTCACTTCCTTTTGTCTGTCCAATATCTCCTTGTCAATCAATTCTGGTTCTTCTACCAATTCTTGGGTATGTTCAAATGTTTCTGGCTCTTCTGAGTCTGTCTTCCCCGAACCATGTTCCGCCCTTAAGTCATCGTATTCAAATTCTTCCTCAGCCTGCTTTTCGATACAGACCTTGAATGGAATAGCCGTGGCATTATGA
- the LOC133711018 gene encoding probable polygalacturonase isoform X1, translating into MLCVIYTINANNPHTYNSNKPSSSPSSFCSVCGCCFFFFFFSFFSAANSLFGQCCCSELCLTHEDAMAFLFLHFQVVLLLLLSLGDAIGGEDEDRPCDSKLQLKPRPHSVSILEFGAVGDGKTLNTLAFQNAIFYLKSFADKGGAQLYVPPGRWLTGSFNLTSHLTLFLEKGAVILGSQDPSHWGILEPLPSYGRGIELPGGRYCSLINGYMLHDVVITGDNGTINGQGSVWWDWFNSHTLNHSRPHLVELVSSKDVVVSNLTFVNSPAYNIHPVYCSNVHIHNISVSAPPESPYTVGIVPDSSDNVCIQDCSIGMGYDAIVLKSGWDEYGIAYGRPTTNVHIRRVQLQSSSGSSLAFGSEMSGGISNVLVEQVHLYNSLSGIQFRTTKGRGGYIKDIVISDVKMENIDVAFGASGQFGSHADDNFDPNALPVLDHINLQDVIGTNITIAGKFSGIKESPFTSFCLSNISLSINSGSSTNSWVCSNVSGSSESVFPEPCSALKSSYSNSSSACFSIQTLNGIAVAL; encoded by the exons ATGCTTTGTGTCATTTACACAATTAATGCCAATAACCCACATACTTACAATTCCAATAagccttcttcttctccttcttctttttgctcTGTTTGTGGgtgctgtttcttcttcttcttcttctcttttttctctgcTGCCAACTCTCTTTTTGGTCAGTGCTGCTGCTCAGAGCTTTGTTTGACTCATGAAGATGCTA TGGCTTTCTTGTTCTTGCATTTTCAGGTGGTATTGCTCTTGCTGCTGAGTTTGGGCGATGCTATTGGTGGAGAAGACGAGGATAGGCCTTGTGATTCTAAACTGCAATTAAAACCAAGGCCGCATAGTGTTTCCATTTTGGAGTTTGGTGCTGTTGGAGATGGCAAGACATTGAACACTCTTGCTTTCCAGAATGCCATTTTCTATCTCAAGTCTTTTGCTGACAAGGGCGGTGCACAGCTTTATGTGCCGCCCGGAAGATGGCTTACCGGAAGTTTCAACCTCACGAGCCATCTCACACTGTTTTTGGAAAAGGGTGCTGTCATTCTTGGATCTCAG GATCCATCTCATTGGGGTATTCTTGAACCCTTGCCCTCGTACGGTCGAGGGATTGAACTCCCAGGAGGGAGATATTGTAGCTTGATAAATGGATATATGTTACATGATGTGGTCATAACAG GTGATAATGGAACCATCAACGGTCAAGGATCAGTGTGGTGGGATTGGTTTAACTCTCATACTTTAAACCATAGCCGTCCTCATCTTGTAGAGTTAGTTTCGTCTAAAGATGTTGTTGTTTCAAACCTCACATTTGTGAATTCTCCTGCATACAACATTCATCCAGTCTATTGCAG TAATGTACATATTCACAACATCTCAGTCTCTGCTCCCCCGGAGTCCCCTTATACAGTCGGTATAGTCCCAG ATTCTTCTGACAATGTGTGCATACAAGATTGCAGCATTGGCATGGGTTATGATGCCATTGTCCTCAAGAGTGGTTGGGACGAGTATGGCATTGCCTATGGAAGACCAACCACAAATGTACACATCAGACGGGTCCAGCTACAATCGTCTTCTGGTTCTTCTCTTGCCTTTGGTAGTGAGATGTCCGGTGGCATTTCTAATGTGCTTGTGGAGCAGGTCCACCTATACAACTCACTTAGTGGCATTCAGTTTAGAACAACAAAGGGTAGAGGTGGTTATATCAAAGATATCGTAATTTCAGATGTCAAAATGGAAAACATCGACGTGGCATTTGGTGCGTCTGGTCAGTTTGGTTCCCATGCGGACGACAACTTCGATCCTAATGCCCTTCCAGTATTGGATCACATCAACTTACAGGATGTGATTGGTACCAACATTACTATTGCTGGAAAATTCTCTGGGATCAAGGAATCCCCCTTCACTTCCTTTTGTCTGTCCAATATCTCCTTGTCAATCAATTCTGGTTCTTCTACCAATTCTTGGGTATGTTCAAATGTTTCTGGCTCTTCTGAGTCTGTCTTCCCCGAACCATGTTCCGCCCTTAAGTCATCGTATTCAAATTCTTCCTCAGCCTGCTTTTCGATACAGACCTTGAATGGAATAGCCGTGGCATTATGA
- the LOC133711018 gene encoding probable polygalacturonase isoform X3: MKMLVMAFLFLHFQVVLLLLLSLGDAIGGEDEDRPCDSKLQLKPRPHSVSILEFGAVGDGKTLNTLAFQNAIFYLKSFADKGGAQLYVPPGRWLTGSFNLTSHLTLFLEKGAVILGSQDPSHWGILEPLPSYGRGIELPGGRYCSLINGYMLHDVVITGDNGTINGQGSVWWDWFNSHTLNHSRPHLVELVSSKDVVVSNLTFVNSPAYNIHPVYCSNVHIHNISVSAPPESPYTVGIVPDSSDNVCIQDCSIGMGYDAIVLKSGWDEYGIAYGRPTTNVHIRRVQLQSSSGSSLAFGSEMSGGISNVLVEQVHLYNSLSGIQFRTTKGRGGYIKDIVISDVKMENIDVAFGASGQFGSHADDNFDPNALPVLDHINLQDVIGTNITIAGKFSGIKESPFTSFCLSNISLSINSGSSTNSWVCSNVSGSSESVFPEPCSALKSSYSNSSSACFSIQTLNGIAVAL; this comes from the exons ATGAAGATGCTAGTAA TGGCTTTCTTGTTCTTGCATTTTCAGGTGGTATTGCTCTTGCTGCTGAGTTTGGGCGATGCTATTGGTGGAGAAGACGAGGATAGGCCTTGTGATTCTAAACTGCAATTAAAACCAAGGCCGCATAGTGTTTCCATTTTGGAGTTTGGTGCTGTTGGAGATGGCAAGACATTGAACACTCTTGCTTTCCAGAATGCCATTTTCTATCTCAAGTCTTTTGCTGACAAGGGCGGTGCACAGCTTTATGTGCCGCCCGGAAGATGGCTTACCGGAAGTTTCAACCTCACGAGCCATCTCACACTGTTTTTGGAAAAGGGTGCTGTCATTCTTGGATCTCAG GATCCATCTCATTGGGGTATTCTTGAACCCTTGCCCTCGTACGGTCGAGGGATTGAACTCCCAGGAGGGAGATATTGTAGCTTGATAAATGGATATATGTTACATGATGTGGTCATAACAG GTGATAATGGAACCATCAACGGTCAAGGATCAGTGTGGTGGGATTGGTTTAACTCTCATACTTTAAACCATAGCCGTCCTCATCTTGTAGAGTTAGTTTCGTCTAAAGATGTTGTTGTTTCAAACCTCACATTTGTGAATTCTCCTGCATACAACATTCATCCAGTCTATTGCAG TAATGTACATATTCACAACATCTCAGTCTCTGCTCCCCCGGAGTCCCCTTATACAGTCGGTATAGTCCCAG ATTCTTCTGACAATGTGTGCATACAAGATTGCAGCATTGGCATGGGTTATGATGCCATTGTCCTCAAGAGTGGTTGGGACGAGTATGGCATTGCCTATGGAAGACCAACCACAAATGTACACATCAGACGGGTCCAGCTACAATCGTCTTCTGGTTCTTCTCTTGCCTTTGGTAGTGAGATGTCCGGTGGCATTTCTAATGTGCTTGTGGAGCAGGTCCACCTATACAACTCACTTAGTGGCATTCAGTTTAGAACAACAAAGGGTAGAGGTGGTTATATCAAAGATATCGTAATTTCAGATGTCAAAATGGAAAACATCGACGTGGCATTTGGTGCGTCTGGTCAGTTTGGTTCCCATGCGGACGACAACTTCGATCCTAATGCCCTTCCAGTATTGGATCACATCAACTTACAGGATGTGATTGGTACCAACATTACTATTGCTGGAAAATTCTCTGGGATCAAGGAATCCCCCTTCACTTCCTTTTGTCTGTCCAATATCTCCTTGTCAATCAATTCTGGTTCTTCTACCAATTCTTGGGTATGTTCAAATGTTTCTGGCTCTTCTGAGTCTGTCTTCCCCGAACCATGTTCCGCCCTTAAGTCATCGTATTCAAATTCTTCCTCAGCCTGCTTTTCGATACAGACCTTGAATGGAATAGCCGTGGCATTATGA